Proteins co-encoded in one Pelodiscus sinensis isolate JC-2024 chromosome 9, ASM4963464v1, whole genome shotgun sequence genomic window:
- the SNX7 gene encoding sorting nexin-7 isoform X3, with amino-acid sequence MEAQSRVPGPLLSGSPPSGAAARAPPPPACPQELDLDDDEEDLEVFSKVRPGPGQPRAPRAPRPGPAGLEPDTSLTEANSFSPLIPTSPSSMINQYKFEDEPELRDLFITVDDPESHITAIETFITYRVVTKTSRGEFDSSEYEVRRRYQDFLWLKSRLEESHPTLIIPPLPEKFIMKGMVERFNDEFIETRRKALHKFLNRIAEHPTLTFNEDFKIFLTAQAWELSSHKKQGPGLFSRVGQTMRAVASSVRGGGVKSRPDMFTDIHDYMEIFNEKIHLLDKISQRIYKEERGYYCELKEYGPIHTLWCASEEGLVDSLKGVASCIDKCYKATEKRMAGLSENLLPILHEYVLYNEVLTGVLKRRDQIQAELDSKVDALSNKKAEKDLVIFVLWIIWDG; translated from the exons ATGGAGGCTCAGAGCAGGGTACCGGGGCCGCTGCTCTCCGGCTCCCCCCCTAGCGGCGCTGCCGCGcgggccccgccgccccccgcctgcccgcAGGAGCTGGACTTGGACGACGACGAGGAGGACCTGGAGGTGTTCAGCAAGGTACGGCCCGGGCCCggccagccccgagccccccgcGCGCCGCGGCCgggccctgcggggctggagccg GATACATCACTGACAGAGGCAAATTCATTCAGTCCTTTGATACCAACGTCCCCTTCCTCTATGATAAATCAGTACAAATTTGAAGATGAGCCAGAATTAAGAGATCTCTTCATTACAGTGGATGATCCTGAAAGTCACATTACTGCCATTGAGACTTTCATTACCTATAGAGTTGTTACTAAG ACATCTCGTGGTGAGTTTGACTCCAGTGAATATGAAGTTCGAAGAAGATATCAAGATTTCCTTTGGTTGAAGAGCAGACTTGAAGAATCACATCCAACACTGATTATTCCT ccattGCCTGAAAAATTCATAATGAAAGGAATGGTGGAACGATTTAATGATGAATTCATTGAGACTCGAAGGAAAGCATTGCATAAATTTTTAAACCGAATTGCTGAGCATCCAACTTTGACTTTTAATGAAGACTTCAAAATATTTCTCACCGCACAAGCCTGG GAACTTTCATCTCACAAGAAGCAGGGCCCTGGTTTATTTAGCAGAGTGGGACAGACTATGAGAGCTGTAGCATCCTCAGTAAGAGGAGGAGGAGTTAAAAGTCGTCCTGATATGTTTACAGATATACATGACTATATGGAAATATTTAATGAGAAAATACACTTGTTAGACAAAATATCCCAAAGAATTTACAAAGAAGAAAGGG GGTATTATTGTGAATTGAAGGAATATGGTCCAATCCATACTCTTTGGTGTGCATCAGAAGAAGGTCTAGTAGATTCACTAAAGGGTGTTGCTAGCTGCATTGACAAGTGCTACAAAGCTACTGAGAAACGGATGGCAGGACTTTCAGAAAATTTGCTTCCTATTCTACACGAATATGTTCTCTATAATGAAGTATTAACG GGTGTTTTGAAAAGAAGAGACCAAATTCAAGCAGAGCTTGATTCCAAAGTTGATGCTTTATCTAataaaaaggcagaaaaagatCTG